From a single Miscanthus floridulus cultivar M001 chromosome 8, ASM1932011v1, whole genome shotgun sequence genomic region:
- the LOC136473562 gene encoding leucine-rich repeat extensin-like protein 3: protein MGSSSSPSPPPPPMIGRAGNLTVFITPPSPASTPRGASRTPPPESQRSDFSTPTPQRAAPSPSPSPSPRNHESPVAAPAVVFTPPPPPAPVKVAPPPVQVPPPQYEKASAGAKHDGSAFGFFWDAVARVQEAHASLDEYVATWFGLDQSKYQWALNDYYEATGKEVDCVKGGQPKELTTTKVQKG from the exons ATGGGGTCCTCGTCctccccgtcgccgccgccgccgccgatgatcgGGCGGGCCGGGAACCTCACCGTCTTCATCACTCCGCCGTCCCCCGCTAGCACGCCACGGGGCGCCTCGCGCACTCCGCCGCCCGAGTCCCAGCGCTCGGATTTCTCCACACCCACCCCGCAGAGGGCAGCCCCGTcgccctccccttctccctcgcCGCGGAACCACGAGAGCCCGGTCGCGGCGCCTGCGGTGGTGTTcaccccgcccccgccgccggctCCTGTGAAGgtcgcgccgccgccggtgcAGGTGCCGCCGCCGCAGTACGAGAAGGCGTCCGCGGGGGCCAAGCACGACGGATCGGCGTTCGGCTTCTTCTGGGACGCCGTCGCGCGCGTCCAGGAAG CGCACGCGAGCCTCGACGAGTACGTGGCTACCTGGTTCGGGTTGGATCAGTCCAAGTACCAGTGGGCGCTCAACGACTACTACGAGGCCACAGGCAAG GAAGTGGATTGTGTAAAAGGTGGTCAGCCGAAGGAGCTTACTACTACTAAAGTGCAGAAAGGCTAA